In Saccharothrix syringae, the following are encoded in one genomic region:
- a CDS encoding ABC transporter substrate-binding protein produces the protein MERNTLRIGVLPVVDVAPLQLALNQKLFERAGLQVQLVTLTSETEGIKQLDTTLDITWASHVNLFRAFAEGTKLQLQGEAYQAGTNTMALVTLDSAYDSPGKLASPRIAVDTTGDIGALTTTAVLRTAGVEKQNLRLREMPFGQMVEAMKAKEVDAAWMTEPFITKAQRDAGARVVTDTAVGPTEDFPVSGYASSKKFADDNPRTLALFRQVLRDAQEAASNDKLSVQDVLPSYIDVDQPTAALVSVGTFPLSLNPVRLQRVADMMDTEGVLLERLEVGPMLPPGTGE, from the coding sequence GTGGAGCGCAACACGCTGCGCATCGGCGTGCTGCCCGTGGTCGACGTCGCGCCGCTGCAGCTGGCGCTCAACCAGAAGCTGTTCGAGCGGGCCGGCCTCCAGGTCCAGCTCGTCACACTGACGAGTGAGACCGAGGGAATCAAGCAGCTCGACACCACCCTGGACATCACCTGGGCCAGCCACGTCAACCTGTTCCGCGCGTTCGCCGAGGGCACCAAGCTCCAGCTCCAGGGCGAGGCGTACCAGGCGGGCACCAACACGATGGCCCTGGTCACCCTGGACAGCGCCTACGACAGCCCCGGCAAGCTGGCCTCGCCGCGCATCGCGGTGGACACCACCGGCGACATCGGCGCCCTGACCACCACGGCCGTGCTGCGCACCGCCGGCGTGGAGAAGCAGAACCTCAGGCTGCGCGAGATGCCGTTCGGTCAGATGGTCGAGGCGATGAAGGCCAAGGAGGTGGACGCGGCCTGGATGACCGAGCCGTTCATCACCAAGGCCCAGCGCGACGCGGGCGCCCGCGTGGTGACCGACACCGCGGTCGGCCCGACCGAGGACTTCCCCGTCTCCGGGTACGCGTCCAGCAAGAAGTTCGCCGACGACAACCCCCGCACGCTGGCCCTGTTCCGGCAGGTGCTGCGCGACGCGCAGGAGGCGGCGTCGAACGACAAGCTGTCCGTGCAGGACGTGCTGCCCAGCTACATCGACGTGGACCAGCCGACCGCGGCGCTGGTGTCCGTGGGCACGTTCCCGCTGTCGCTCAACCCGGTCCGGCTCCAGCGCGTGGCCGACATGATGGACACCGAGGGGGTGCTCCTCGAACGGCTGGAGGTCGGCCCGATGTTGCCGCCCGGAACCGGTGAATGA
- a CDS encoding roadblock/LC7 domain-containing protein: protein MTTAAQPGSFGWLITDFVRRVPGVAHSVVVSADGLLLAGSQGLPRDRAEQLSAVASGLVSLTQGAARCFEAGAVNQTVVEMERGYLFLMSISDGSCLAVLAAPNCDIGLVAYEMTLLVERVGQQLTPELRAQLQGVVRR, encoded by the coding sequence GTGACGACCGCAGCTCAGCCAGGCAGCTTTGGTTGGCTTATCACCGACTTCGTGCGCCGGGTTCCCGGTGTCGCACATTCCGTGGTCGTGTCGGCGGACGGGCTTCTGCTCGCCGGCTCGCAGGGCCTGCCCCGCGACCGCGCCGAACAGCTGTCCGCCGTGGCATCCGGCCTGGTCAGCCTCACCCAGGGCGCCGCCCGCTGCTTCGAGGCGGGCGCGGTCAACCAGACCGTGGTCGAGATGGAGCGGGGGTACCTGTTCCTGATGTCGATCAGCGACGGGTCGTGCCTCGCCGTCCTCGCGGCGCCCAACTGCGACATCGGCCTCGTGGCGTACGAGATGACGCTGCTGGTCGAGCGGGTGGGCCAGCAGCTGACCCCGGAGCTGCGCGCGCAGCTCCAGGGCGTGGTTCGGCGGTAG
- a CDS encoding LppU/SCO3897 family protein — MTTPPNPPPGPPHQPDWNQPPQGSPAPQPGHQPPGYPQPGQTGFAAPDQAGSPQPGYAQPGFPHSGYPQAGPGDQAHAPHPPGAAQFPGQQFPGQQFPGQAPGQQFPGQQFPGQPFQGAPYPPQFPGQQLPPQRTSRGPKVLIAVVVLGIVGVVVAGLFANATGPGGADEGDCMKINSAGVTDADVEQIDCASPEAAFKVASRLGSSTDSCPDGDYVEFYERGGRRSDGYKLCLVLNAAEGDCFKQEGGIVAGKTTKVACGTPGAFKVVRVIDGRADENECESGDSAVVYSRPAGTICLTGA; from the coding sequence GTGACCACGCCACCGAACCCGCCACCGGGCCCGCCCCACCAGCCCGACTGGAACCAGCCGCCGCAGGGCTCGCCCGCGCCGCAGCCCGGCCACCAGCCGCCGGGGTACCCGCAACCCGGCCAGACCGGCTTCGCGGCACCGGACCAGGCCGGTTCGCCCCAACCCGGCTACGCCCAGCCCGGGTTCCCCCATTCGGGTTACCCCCAGGCGGGACCGGGTGACCAGGCGCACGCCCCGCACCCGCCGGGCGCCGCCCAGTTCCCCGGCCAGCAGTTCCCCGGCCAGCAGTTCCCGGGCCAAGCCCCCGGCCAGCAGTTCCCGGGTCAGCAGTTCCCGGGCCAGCCGTTCCAGGGCGCCCCCTACCCGCCGCAGTTCCCGGGGCAGCAGCTCCCGCCCCAGCGCACCTCGCGCGGGCCGAAGGTGCTGATCGCGGTGGTCGTGCTGGGCATCGTCGGCGTCGTGGTCGCGGGCCTGTTCGCCAACGCCACCGGCCCGGGCGGCGCCGACGAGGGCGACTGCATGAAGATCAACTCGGCGGGCGTCACCGACGCCGACGTCGAGCAGATCGACTGCGCGTCGCCCGAGGCCGCCTTCAAGGTGGCGTCCCGCCTGGGCAGCAGCACCGACTCCTGCCCGGACGGCGACTACGTCGAGTTCTACGAGCGCGGCGGCCGCCGCAGCGACGGCTACAAGCTGTGCCTGGTCCTCAACGCCGCCGAGGGCGACTGCTTCAAGCAGGAGGGCGGCATTGTGGCCGGCAAAACCACGAAGGTGGCGTGCGGTACCCCCGGGGCTTTCAAGGTCGTCCGGGTGATCGACGGGCGCGCCGACGAGAACGAGTGCGAGAGCGGCGACAGCGCCGTTGTTTACTCGCGGCCCGCCGGGACGATCTGCCTGACGGGCGCGTGA
- a CDS encoding LppU/SCO3897 family protein, translated as MSNEPNKPADDAARAQPTPPADPSVAEPAAPADPSGSAPVDPTPAPAPADPGSAAVPGRSVDGEERTAGSGTARKVVIGALIVVLAAVVVFGVVRLTGGGEARAGDCVSVSGQVDTADADVEEQDCDADRASFKVGQVVEGGEATCPEEGLYTEVPRPDNVKLCLLPNMVEGACYKPDEGLGFTKTECTGPETIKVTKVVQGSTDLEACPDSAGMSYPEPKVTYCLAPAEE; from the coding sequence ATGAGCAACGAGCCGAACAAGCCCGCCGACGACGCGGCGCGGGCCCAGCCGACACCGCCCGCCGACCCCTCCGTCGCCGAGCCCGCCGCACCGGCCGACCCGTCCGGTTCCGCGCCGGTCGACCCCACCCCGGCACCCGCCCCCGCCGACCCCGGCTCCGCCGCCGTGCCGGGCAGGTCGGTCGACGGCGAGGAGCGCACCGCCGGCTCCGGCACCGCGCGCAAGGTCGTCATCGGCGCCCTGATCGTGGTGCTGGCCGCGGTGGTCGTCTTCGGCGTCGTCCGCCTGACCGGCGGTGGCGAGGCGCGGGCGGGCGACTGCGTCAGCGTCAGCGGCCAGGTCGACACCGCCGACGCCGACGTGGAGGAGCAGGACTGCGACGCGGACCGGGCCTCCTTCAAGGTCGGCCAGGTCGTGGAGGGCGGGGAGGCCACCTGCCCCGAGGAGGGCCTCTACACCGAGGTGCCGCGGCCCGACAACGTCAAGCTGTGCCTGCTGCCGAACATGGTCGAGGGCGCCTGCTACAAGCCCGACGAGGGCCTGGGGTTCACCAAGACCGAGTGCACCGGCCCGGAGACGATCAAGGTCACCAAGGTCGTCCAGGGCTCGACCGACCTGGAGGCGTGCCCCGACTCCGCCGGCATGTCCTACCCCGAGCCGAAGGTCACCTACTGCCTGGCGCCCGCCGAGGAGTGA
- a CDS encoding LppU/SCO3897 family protein, whose product MRRKIRWGIAAAAVLAAFAFAMPLISGGGTAEPGGPAAGSCAQVEGAGHDATFRTADCAADVANVKVAKVVTETTQCPSGAPYTTFTSKTVLCLIPNFVEGACYVRDARTGLRKVDCSTGGSIRVLKVAPGIASCGDGPTVRYPEPQVTFCLSRPL is encoded by the coding sequence ATGCGCAGGAAGATCCGTTGGGGCATCGCCGCGGCCGCGGTGCTCGCGGCGTTCGCGTTCGCGATGCCGCTGATCAGCGGGGGTGGCACGGCCGAGCCCGGTGGCCCCGCGGCGGGTTCCTGCGCCCAGGTCGAGGGCGCGGGCCACGACGCGACCTTCCGGACCGCGGACTGCGCGGCCGACGTCGCCAACGTCAAGGTCGCCAAGGTGGTCACCGAGACCACCCAGTGCCCGTCCGGCGCGCCCTACACGACCTTCACCAGCAAGACGGTCCTCTGCCTGATCCCCAACTTCGTCGAGGGCGCCTGCTACGTGCGCGACGCCCGCACCGGCCTGCGCAAGGTCGACTGCTCGACCGGCGGCTCGATCCGCGTGCTCAAGGTCGCGCCGGGCATCGCGAGCTGCGGGGACGGCCCCACGGTCCGCTACCCGGAGCCGCAGGTCACGTTCTGCCTCAGCCGCCCCTTGTGA
- a CDS encoding nitrate- and nitrite sensing domain-containing protein has product MTESTNAGPGTEVREQQARTAGWRLRNWRLPTKLAAVLLIPTIAAVALGGLRVQSDIAEATELNRLANQIQLEAAVADLVQQLQRERDLSASHVASGKELDRVVLDRQLRRVNDESDALDSRILELSGDLDEDVVTRFRRASSQLNRLNSLRNAVRETQYPSDAVLRTYSESVEGLLDLGEQAIAGINDPELVRLHLATNAIARIKEQESRKRGIMLDVFQSGLFGPGRQRELLAADAELEAARNDFRKSATPDQAKIYDDTVTGLIVDTANDMQQTALNLAEAGKSLQTLRSEKWDIASTLTVNLTREVEVLLLEQLQNRTDELTGAARTAAFRDSGIVLGALLLALVMALFVARSILNPLRVLRRTALQVADRGLPEAVGQILKDPNPQEAAKTAIAPVPITTREEVGQVARAFDAVHGEAVRLAAEQALLRDNVNSMFVNLSRRSQALVERQLNLIDRLEQDEQDPDQLASLFELDHLATRMRRNSENLLVLSGTDLSRRLTRPVPVAEVLGAAVSEVEQYARVQVGQAPELAVQGRAVNDLVHLIAELLDNATAFSDPVTKVTVRTARTRKGELAIEIQDRGVGMGEQEMADANERLADPPDVDVAVSRRMGLYVVARLAKRHDVRVRLRPNEDIEGGTTAVVLVPETLVQQPGAPMEAPTPFAGGSPAQRASGIAGAFGLGGASRAADDEPSFPSFPSLPRIEEEQPPAFPVSVVRGDGDHDPARLPAFGEVPAETPAETSRETSQPWLPAVEQRDDVPEPTGSFGEPTLFTAYEDRDERDSDHEHGFETAQFAAAVDANFDAGFTPDEPGPAHRNGTPPAREAHPDLDAPTERLPIYEAVLSQWFQAVGSETSAATAQAVPPAPGAPAPGAPAPGAPAPEVSAPEVSLPTRRPQAVPPVTPSAFEDSLPQRGTLDVNGNGLPKRDAEKPTPTLGEGGLPKRQPGVPANLPKRAAEVSRVTEPEPVAEPEPAAEQVWQSPADEGWQAARALLSKAPETTTQAGLPKRVPKAQLVPGSAAPRPQEAPERQAQRPPLPPRSADAIRGRMSSLQQGVRRGRHALIDAYAGDMSSRQDEEQE; this is encoded by the coding sequence GTGACCGAATCCACCAACGCCGGACCCGGCACGGAAGTGCGCGAGCAGCAGGCCCGCACCGCGGGGTGGCGGCTGCGCAACTGGCGCCTGCCCACCAAGCTCGCCGCCGTCCTGCTCATCCCCACCATCGCCGCGGTCGCCCTCGGCGGCCTGCGCGTGCAGTCCGACATCGCCGAGGCGACCGAGCTCAACCGCCTGGCCAACCAGATCCAGCTGGAGGCCGCGGTCGCCGACCTGGTGCAGCAGCTCCAGCGCGAGCGGGACCTCAGCGCGAGCCACGTGGCCTCGGGCAAGGAGCTGGACCGCGTCGTGCTGGACCGGCAGCTGCGCCGCGTCAACGACGAGAGCGACGCGCTCGACAGCAGGATCCTGGAGCTGAGCGGCGACCTCGACGAGGACGTGGTGACCCGGTTCCGGCGGGCGTCGAGCCAGCTCAACCGGCTCAACAGCCTCCGCAACGCGGTCCGCGAGACCCAGTACCCGTCCGACGCGGTGCTGCGCACCTACTCCGAGTCGGTGGAGGGCCTGCTCGACCTCGGTGAGCAGGCCATCGCGGGCATCAACGACCCCGAGCTGGTGCGGCTGCACCTGGCCACCAACGCCATCGCCCGGATCAAGGAGCAGGAGTCGCGCAAGCGCGGCATCATGCTCGACGTCTTCCAGAGCGGCCTGTTCGGCCCGGGCCGCCAGCGCGAGCTGCTGGCCGCCGACGCCGAGCTGGAGGCGGCGCGCAACGACTTCCGCAAGTCCGCGACCCCCGACCAGGCCAAGATCTACGACGACACGGTCACCGGCCTGATCGTCGACACCGCGAACGACATGCAGCAGACGGCGCTCAACCTGGCCGAGGCCGGCAAGAGCCTGCAGACGCTGCGGTCGGAGAAGTGGGACATCGCCTCCACGCTGACGGTGAACCTCACCCGGGAGGTCGAGGTCCTGCTGCTGGAGCAGCTGCAGAACCGCACCGACGAGCTGACCGGCGCGGCCCGCACCGCGGCGTTCCGCGACTCCGGCATCGTGCTCGGCGCGCTGCTGCTGGCCCTGGTCATGGCGCTGTTCGTGGCCCGGTCGATCCTCAACCCGCTGCGCGTGCTGCGCCGCACCGCCCTCCAGGTCGCCGACCGCGGCCTGCCCGAGGCGGTCGGGCAGATCCTCAAGGACCCGAACCCGCAGGAGGCGGCCAAGACGGCCATCGCGCCGGTGCCGATCACCACCCGCGAGGAGGTCGGCCAGGTCGCCCGGGCGTTCGACGCGGTGCACGGCGAGGCGGTGCGGCTGGCCGCCGAGCAGGCGCTGCTGCGCGACAACGTCAACTCGATGTTCGTCAACCTCTCCCGCCGCTCGCAGGCCCTGGTCGAGCGCCAGCTGAACCTGATCGACCGGCTGGAGCAGGACGAGCAGGACCCCGACCAGCTGGCCAGCCTGTTCGAGCTGGACCACCTCGCCACCCGCATGCGGCGCAACAGCGAGAACCTGCTGGTCCTGTCCGGCACCGACCTGTCCCGCCGGCTCACCCGCCCGGTCCCGGTGGCCGAGGTGCTGGGCGCCGCGGTGTCCGAGGTCGAGCAGTACGCCCGGGTGCAGGTCGGCCAGGCGCCGGAGCTGGCGGTCCAGGGCCGCGCGGTCAACGACCTCGTGCACCTGATCGCGGAGCTGCTGGACAACGCCACCGCGTTCTCCGACCCGGTGACCAAGGTCACCGTGCGCACGGCCCGCACCCGCAAGGGCGAGCTGGCCATCGAGATCCAGGACCGCGGCGTGGGCATGGGCGAGCAGGAGATGGCCGACGCCAACGAGCGGCTGGCCGACCCGCCGGACGTGGACGTCGCCGTGTCGCGCCGGATGGGCCTGTACGTGGTCGCGCGGCTGGCCAAGCGGCACGACGTCCGGGTGCGGCTGCGGCCCAACGAGGACATCGAGGGCGGCACCACCGCGGTCGTGCTGGTGCCCGAGACGCTGGTCCAGCAGCCCGGCGCGCCGATGGAGGCACCGACGCCGTTCGCCGGCGGCAGCCCCGCGCAGCGCGCGTCCGGCATCGCCGGCGCGTTCGGCCTCGGCGGCGCCTCCCGCGCCGCGGACGACGAGCCGAGCTTCCCCAGCTTCCCCAGCCTGCCCCGGATCGAGGAGGAGCAGCCGCCCGCGTTCCCGGTGAGCGTCGTGCGCGGCGACGGCGACCACGACCCGGCGCGCCTGCCGGCGTTCGGCGAGGTCCCGGCCGAGACCCCCGCGGAGACCTCGCGGGAGACCTCGCAGCCGTGGCTGCCGGCCGTCGAGCAGCGCGACGACGTGCCGGAGCCGACCGGCTCGTTCGGCGAGCCGACCCTGTTCACCGCCTACGAGGACCGCGACGAGCGCGACTCGGACCACGAGCACGGCTTCGAGACCGCGCAGTTCGCCGCGGCGGTCGACGCGAACTTCGACGCGGGCTTCACCCCCGACGAGCCGGGGCCGGCGCACCGCAACGGCACCCCGCCCGCCAGGGAGGCCCACCCGGACCTGGACGCGCCCACCGAGCGGCTGCCGATCTACGAGGCGGTCCTCTCGCAGTGGTTCCAGGCCGTGGGCAGCGAGACCTCGGCGGCCACCGCCCAGGCCGTGCCGCCCGCGCCCGGTGCGCCCGCGCCCGGTGCGCCCGCGCCCGGTGCGCCCGCGCCCGAGGTGTCCGCGCCCGAGGTGTCCCTGCCGACCCGCAGGCCGCAGGCGGTCCCGCCGGTCACGCCGTCCGCGTTCGAGGACTCGCTGCCGCAGCGCGGCACCCTCGACGTCAACGGCAACGGCCTGCCCAAGCGCGACGCCGAGAAGCCCACGCCTACCCTGGGCGAGGGCGGGCTGCCCAAGCGGCAGCCCGGAGTGCCCGCCAACCTGCCCAAGCGCGCTGCGGAGGTGTCCCGCGTGACCGAGCCCGAGCCGGTCGCCGAGCCCGAGCCGGCCGCCGAGCAGGTGTGGCAGTCGCCCGCCGACGAGGGGTGGCAGGCTGCCCGGGCCTTGCTCAGCAAGGCACCCGAGACCACGACGCAAGCGGGGTTGCCCAAGCGGGTGCCCAAGGCTCAGCTTGTGCCGGGATCCGCCGCGCCGAGGCCCCAGGAGGCCCCGGAGCGGCAAGCGCAGCGGCCCCCGCTGCCACCACGGTCGGCTGACGCGATCCGTGGACGCATGTCGAGTCTTCAGCAGGGCGTCCGTCGAGGGCGACACGCGTTGATCGACGCTTACGCTGGTGACATGTCGAGCCGGCAAGACGAGGAGCAGGAGTGA